A single region of the Neotabrizicola shimadae genome encodes:
- a CDS encoding LolA family protein — MRLTRLLLAPALLVALALPAAAEKIPLSTLSAYLNGLTTLETDFTQINADGTISTGTLSIRRPGRARFEYAPPDKSLVIAGGGQVAIFDPKSNQPPEQYPLPRTPLSLILAAKVDLGQARMVVGHTEVENTTRVRAQDPAHPEYGQIELVFTADPVELRQWVITDDAGNQTTVILGELKKGGAMRPSLFDITAETKKRGL; from the coding sequence ATGCGCCTGACCCGTCTGCTTCTTGCCCCCGCCCTTCTGGTTGCCCTGGCCTTGCCGGCCGCGGCCGAGAAGATTCCGCTTTCGACCCTGTCGGCCTATCTGAACGGGCTGACCACGTTGGAAACCGATTTCACCCAGATCAATGCCGATGGCACGATTTCGACCGGGACGCTTTCGATCCGGCGTCCGGGGCGGGCGCGGTTCGAATATGCGCCGCCCGACAAGAGCCTGGTGATTGCCGGGGGCGGCCAGGTGGCGATCTTTGACCCGAAATCGAACCAGCCGCCGGAGCAATACCCGCTGCCACGCACGCCGCTGAGCCTGATCCTGGCGGCCAAAGTGGATTTGGGGCAGGCCCGCATGGTGGTGGGCCATACCGAGGTGGAGAACACGACCCGTGTACGGGCACAGGATCCGGCGCATCCGGAATATGGCCAGATCGAACTGGTGTTCACGGCCGACCCGGTGGAGCTGCGCCAATGGGTGATCACCGATGACGCGGGAAACCAGACCACGGTGATCCTGGGCGAGCTGAAGAAGGGCGGGGCCATGCGGCCGAGCCTGTTCGACATCACTGCCGAGACGAAAAAGCGCGGGTTGTAG
- a CDS encoding FecR domain-containing protein, with translation MPPISRRMILGTGLLASLPLPLHAGTDAGRVERAEGRAWADPDRRLTADAPVYIGDHVATAQESRLAMLLAGTTRILMGPQTDLVIDRFTAEAGGELVLGSGAMLFDRPEDAPRTPVEVQSVFGVIAVRGTRFFAGPSKDVFGIFVERGTVQVTGGGVTVAVGAGLGTNIAAPGAPPTEPAPWGQARIDAALALVGA, from the coding sequence ATGCCGCCGATTTCCAGACGGATGATCCTGGGCACGGGGCTTTTGGCCAGCCTGCCTCTGCCGCTTCATGCCGGCACTGATGCCGGGCGGGTCGAGCGGGCCGAGGGGCGAGCCTGGGCCGACCCGGACCGGAGGCTGACGGCGGATGCGCCGGTCTACATCGGCGACCATGTGGCGACGGCGCAGGAGTCTCGCCTGGCGATGCTGCTGGCCGGGACGACGCGCATCCTGATGGGGCCGCAGACCGATCTGGTGATCGACCGCTTTACCGCCGAGGCAGGGGGCGAACTTGTGCTGGGGTCGGGCGCGATGCTGTTCGACCGGCCCGAGGATGCGCCGAGGACACCGGTGGAGGTGCAGTCGGTCTTTGGCGTGATCGCGGTGCGCGGGACGCGGTTCTTTGCGGGGCCGAGCAAGGATGTCTTCGGCATCTTCGTCGAGCGCGGCACGGTGCAGGTGACCGGGGGCGGCGTGACGGTCGCGGTGGGCGCGGGGCTGGGCACCAACATCGCCGCGCCGGGGGCGCCGCCGACCGAGCCCGCGCCCTGGGGGCAGGCCCGGATTGACGCGGCGCTGGCTTTGGTGGGCGCCTAG
- a CDS encoding adenylate/guanylate cyclase domain-containing protein translates to MPIDPAPLRWGLTGLALAGALALLPQPRETLREAALDEALALTASAPAGEVLVVAIDSEAIARFGPWPWPRARMAQVVARLAEGGPAVLAVEPVLSGPDRAGPDHLARALAGLPGEAGASRLPDGNIPLSQALAEVPAILGASLSDLPSPSPVPAAVLLVSGPVGPVDPWRAAGLEAPFPVLADRATLGVVSLKGEQGGIVRRAPLLVMAGDTAVAGFALAAAQIRQGATALRLGDGALAAGEVRMPLGPTADFRIRPTDPATWPQRSLPLGAVLDDPALLQGKTVLVGLTAPEFALFRPTAATPVAPSVQVQADAVETLASGQPLLRPAWAGLAEAGLALTLAAAVLTAALTLPMAPALLATLAATFAASTLALSLFLLRGFALDPVAPALTVLVTGLAAIAGGIIQARRRAARLRERFERHLAPAVVARLAAAPGLVRLPGELREVTALFTDLEGFTAKTAALPPDRLIAILDRYFDGLSTLVHRHGGMIDKYVGDAAHVLFNAPLDLPGHPQKALDCARAISAFGTAFAADPQNAGLGRTRIGIETGPAVVGDVGQGQKLDYTAHGPAINLAARLEQACKDLDRPILAGPGLCAALPSEPWENLGQLPLKGFGPVAIHAPAP, encoded by the coding sequence ATGCCGATTGACCCTGCGCCGCTCAGGTGGGGGCTCACGGGGCTGGCGCTGGCCGGGGCGCTCGCGCTCTTGCCGCAGCCGCGCGAGACCCTTCGCGAGGCGGCGCTGGACGAGGCCCTCGCGCTCACCGCCTCCGCGCCGGCCGGCGAGGTCCTCGTCGTGGCCATCGACAGCGAGGCCATCGCGCGCTTTGGTCCCTGGCCCTGGCCCCGGGCGCGTATGGCGCAGGTGGTCGCGCGTCTTGCCGAAGGTGGCCCTGCCGTCCTGGCCGTGGAACCGGTGCTCTCCGGCCCCGACCGTGCCGGGCCGGATCATCTGGCCCGTGCCCTCGCCGGCCTGCCGGGCGAGGCCGGGGCAAGTCGCCTGCCGGATGGCAACATCCCGCTGTCACAGGCCCTTGCCGAGGTTCCTGCCATCCTGGGAGCGTCCCTGTCCGACCTGCCATCGCCGTCGCCCGTTCCTGCGGCAGTCCTGCTGGTGTCTGGCCCGGTCGGTCCGGTCGATCCCTGGCGCGCGGCGGGGCTGGAAGCACCCTTCCCGGTGCTGGCCGACAGGGCAACGCTCGGTGTCGTCTCGCTGAAAGGCGAACAGGGCGGCATTGTCCGCCGCGCGCCGCTGCTCGTCATGGCAGGCGACACCGCCGTGGCAGGCTTCGCCCTCGCCGCCGCGCAGATCCGTCAGGGTGCAACAGCGCTCCGCCTCGGCGACGGCGCTCTCGCGGCGGGAGAGGTCAGGATGCCGCTCGGCCCCACCGCCGATTTCCGCATTCGTCCGACCGATCCGGCGACCTGGCCGCAACGCAGCTTGCCCCTGGGCGCAGTGCTGGACGATCCCGCACTCCTGCAGGGCAAGACCGTGCTCGTGGGCCTCACCGCCCCCGAATTCGCCCTCTTCCGCCCGACCGCTGCCACCCCCGTCGCGCCTTCAGTGCAGGTCCAGGCCGATGCGGTCGAAACGCTCGCCTCCGGCCAGCCCCTGCTGCGGCCCGCCTGGGCCGGCCTGGCCGAGGCAGGCCTCGCCCTCACTCTCGCCGCCGCCGTCCTGACTGCAGCCCTGACACTGCCGATGGCACCGGCCCTCCTTGCCACCCTCGCCGCGACCTTTGCGGCCAGCACCCTGGCCCTGTCGCTCTTCCTCCTGCGCGGCTTCGCCCTCGACCCCGTCGCCCCGGCCCTGACCGTGCTTGTCACCGGCCTCGCGGCCATCGCCGGCGGCATCATCCAGGCCCGCCGCCGCGCCGCCCGCTTGCGCGAACGGTTCGAACGCCACCTCGCCCCCGCCGTCGTCGCCCGCCTCGCCGCCGCGCCCGGACTCGTCCGTCTGCCTGGCGAGCTGCGCGAGGTCACGGCCCTGTTCACCGATCTGGAAGGCTTCACGGCGAAGACCGCCGCGCTGCCGCCCGACCGGCTGATCGCCATCCTCGACCGCTACTTCGATGGCCTCTCCACACTGGTCCACCGCCACGGCGGCATGATCGACAAGTACGTGGGCGACGCAGCGCATGTGCTGTTCAACGCCCCGCTCGACTTGCCCGGCCACCCGCAAAAGGCGCTCGACTGCGCCCGCGCCATCAGCGCCTTCGGCACCGCCTTCGCCGCCGACCCGCAGAACGCGGGCCTCGGCCGCACCCGCATCGGGATCGAGACAGGCCCCGCCGTCGTGGGCGATGTCGGCCAGGGTCAAAAGCTCGACTACACGGCCCATGGCCCCGCCATCAACCTCGCCGCCCGTCTGGAACAGGCCTGCAAGGACCTGGACCGCCCCATCCTCGCAGGCCCAGGGCTCTGCGCCGCCCTGCCATCAGAACCGTGGGAGAACCTCGGCCAACTCCCGCTGAAAGGCTTCGGCCCCGTCGCGATCCACGCGCCCGCGCCCTAG
- a CDS encoding Crp/Fnr family transcriptional regulator produces the protein MGNSPAQHLKASFWRSFPLFEALDDAALRDLGTIARPGGWTAGETIFQRGDTGDWLLAIDDGRVRLSLLTQGGKELTLRHAGPGDTLGEMAVFDHEPRSADAVALVPTTGLVILAADLARLSDRHPRLLPSMARYFVRRLRETTEQLESIALYPLEARMARFILFTLRQLNGDGLPDVASLSLQISQSELAAVLGASRPKVNRVIQTLTAEGALTRDGDTWRCDTTRLLALAEPDAD, from the coding sequence GTGGGCAACAGCCCGGCCCAGCACTTGAAGGCATCGTTCTGGCGGTCCTTCCCGCTGTTCGAGGCGCTGGATGACGCTGCACTGCGTGATCTTGGCACCATTGCGCGCCCCGGCGGCTGGACGGCGGGCGAGACGATCTTCCAGCGCGGCGATACGGGTGACTGGCTTCTTGCCATCGACGACGGCCGCGTCCGCCTGTCCCTGCTCACCCAGGGCGGGAAGGAGCTGACCCTGCGCCACGCGGGGCCGGGCGACACGCTTGGCGAAATGGCGGTCTTCGATCACGAACCGCGCTCGGCCGATGCCGTGGCGCTGGTGCCCACCACGGGCCTTGTGATCCTGGCCGCAGACTTGGCTCGCCTGTCCGACCGTCACCCCCGCCTTCTGCCCTCGATGGCGCGCTATTTCGTGCGCCGCCTGCGCGAAACCACCGAACAACTCGAATCCATCGCGCTCTACCCGCTCGAGGCGCGCATGGCCCGGTTCATTCTGTTCACGCTGCGCCAGTTGAACGGCGACGGTCTGCCGGATGTCGCCAGCCTCAGCCTGCAGATCAGCCAGTCGGAACTGGCCGCCGTGCTTGGTGCCAGCCGGCCAAAGGTGAACCGGGTGATCCAGACGCTGACCGCCGAAGGCGCGCTCACGCGCGACGGCGATACCTGGCGTTGCGATACCACCCGGCTTCTGGCGCTGGCCGAACCCGATGCCGATTGA
- a CDS encoding calcium-binding protein, giving the protein MASLIEIRGTLGSDAEVTDGTLNLGGNLISGLTGNDTIFAYAGDDTVSGGDGNDVINDESIAVFGSGNDLLLGEDGNDIFNAGEGADTMNGGSGIDSVSYSRAGGAVNIDLNRTSQTGSIAQGDRLISIENITGSNFSDALRGDANANQIAGLNGNDNIRGEAGNDSLYGGSGNDVIDGGLGDDRAYGGSGNDQVSGGEGNDSLSASDGNDILRGGNGNDTAFGDAGNDSILGEAGADSLFGGSGDDTMNGGTENDVLSGSDGNDVLDGGDGNDAISAGVGNDRVFISGGADTISTGDGFDTLDFSHMGSRFQLPGTFTVIDMNSGAFGSTTWVVAEAEHVLGTVAADRITGTTGSNILDGGLGSDILNGNSGADSLIGGTGFDTMDGGSGADTLYGGADNDSMLGGFDNDVLNGGDGNDVMDGGFGQDFMNGDNGNDQMFGGLDSDRLRGLEGDDSLFGGSGNDTTEGGNGNDSLDGGSSADFLTGGSGNDTLLGGSENDQLFGEIGNDRMIGGTGADQMTGGLGADTFVFTSTADSLNQIGGNDVILDFSVVDDLLDFSAIDANTALAGDQAFQLVLSGVGAGAMSFVQRNGATFVEGHTNSDGIADIVVQINGLVNLTLNDFIL; this is encoded by the coding sequence ATGGCATCCCTCATCGAAATCCGCGGCACCCTGGGCAGCGACGCCGAAGTCACCGATGGCACGCTGAACCTTGGCGGCAACCTGATCTCGGGCCTGACCGGCAATGACACGATCTTCGCCTATGCCGGCGACGACACCGTTTCGGGTGGCGACGGCAATGACGTGATCAACGACGAAAGCATCGCCGTGTTCGGGTCTGGCAACGACCTGCTGCTTGGCGAGGACGGCAACGACATCTTCAACGCCGGCGAAGGCGCTGACACGATGAACGGCGGATCGGGCATCGACTCGGTCTCGTACAGCCGGGCAGGCGGCGCGGTGAACATCGACCTGAACCGCACCAGCCAGACCGGCAGCATCGCCCAGGGCGACCGTCTGATCAGCATCGAGAACATCACCGGATCGAACTTCTCGGATGCGCTGCGGGGCGATGCTAATGCCAACCAGATCGCCGGCCTGAACGGCAACGACAACATCCGAGGCGAGGCTGGCAACGACAGCCTGTATGGCGGGTCGGGCAATGACGTGATCGACGGCGGCCTGGGCGATGACCGTGCCTATGGCGGATCGGGCAACGACCAGGTCTCGGGCGGTGAAGGCAATGACAGCCTGTCCGCGTCGGATGGCAACGACATCCTGCGCGGCGGCAACGGCAACGACACGGCCTTCGGCGATGCGGGCAACGACTCGATCCTGGGCGAGGCCGGCGCGGACAGCCTGTTCGGCGGGTCGGGCGACGACACAATGAACGGCGGCACCGAGAACGACGTTCTGAGCGGGTCGGACGGCAACGACGTGCTGGATGGCGGCGACGGCAACGACGCGATTTCGGCCGGTGTGGGCAATGACCGTGTGTTCATCAGCGGGGGCGCCGACACGATTTCGACCGGCGACGGATTTGACACCCTGGACTTTTCGCACATGGGGTCGCGGTTCCAGCTGCCCGGCACGTTCACCGTGATCGACATGAACTCGGGTGCCTTCGGTTCGACGACCTGGGTGGTGGCCGAAGCGGAGCATGTGCTGGGCACGGTCGCTGCCGACCGCATTACCGGCACGACGGGTTCGAACATCCTGGACGGCGGTTTGGGCAGCGACATCCTGAACGGCAACAGCGGGGCGGACTCGCTGATTGGCGGGACGGGTTTCGACACGATGGACGGCGGCAGCGGCGCTGACACGCTGTACGGCGGCGCCGACAACGACAGCATGTTGGGCGGCTTCGACAACGACGTGCTGAACGGCGGGGACGGCAACGACGTGATGGATGGCGGCTTCGGCCAGGACTTCATGAACGGCGACAACGGCAACGACCAGATGTTCGGCGGCCTCGACTCGGACCGGCTGCGGGGTCTGGAAGGCGACGACTCGCTGTTTGGCGGGTCCGGCAATGACACCACGGAAGGCGGAAACGGCAACGACAGCCTGGATGGCGGGTCCTCGGCCGATTTCCTGACCGGCGGCAGCGGGAACGATACCCTGCTTGGCGGGTCGGAGAACGACCAGCTGTTCGGCGAGATCGGCAACGACCGGATGATCGGCGGGACCGGGGCCGACCAGATGACCGGTGGTCTGGGGGCGGATACCTTCGTCTTCACCTCGACCGCGGACTCGCTGAACCAGATCGGCGGGAACGATGTGATCCTGGACTTCTCGGTGGTGGACGATCTGCTGGACTTCTCGGCCATCGACGCGAACACCGCGCTGGCCGGCGACCAGGCCTTCCAGCTGGTGCTGTCGGGGGTCGGAGCGGGGGCGATGTCCTTCGTGCAGCGGAACGGCGCGACCTTTGTGGAAGGTCACACCAACAGCGACGGGATCGCCGACATCGTGGTGCAGATCAACGGACTGGTGAACCTGACGCTGAACGACTTCATCCTGTGA
- the xrtE gene encoding exosortase E/protease, VPEID-CTERM system: protein MFLLAGLFLVELAVLAIAYQFFASIECQQTGWSAGCTLLRSLMGRAIVVLAASGLIAVAWPDALRRFLAEVAAAPRRTWPALLHFVGLVLMFIPILRGWGPELGAHFASALPYWLAGAALAMVGGLAWVAPGSAWHHLIAHNRYSVALVLVLAAILPDLAETVRPLWDWTALSSITFAAVEHLLNLISDEVYSDPALYQIGINSALGGIVVRIGQPCSGVEGFALITAFVALYGYLFRADLRFPRYWLVVLPLGLLASWILNVLRITALVWIGARVSPDLAVNGFHSYAGWFLFTLLTLAVIAVVQATPWLHRTNAIARPGLPMRRDPVAAQILPFIAMMLAGILTSTFLIEPALGYPLVAFVLIAALWFVWPALRQLPLSPDPLSLALGGVVGAAWVIFAPPATGTLNDSLATLGSLGFALWVAFRLLGTAVLVPVVEELFFRGYLLSRLDGPAPWRRWLALGITSATFALLHGRWFAAAAAGLVFGLLALRRGRVTDAIQAHMTANALIALVALARSDWTLI from the coding sequence GTGTTCCTGCTTGCCGGGCTTTTCCTAGTTGAACTGGCCGTCCTGGCCATCGCTTACCAGTTCTTCGCCAGCATCGAATGTCAGCAGACGGGCTGGTCCGCCGGTTGCACCCTCCTGCGCAGCCTGATGGGACGTGCCATCGTAGTCCTTGCCGCCAGCGGCCTGATCGCTGTCGCCTGGCCCGATGCCCTGCGTCGTTTCCTCGCCGAGGTCGCGGCAGCTCCCCGCCGCACCTGGCCTGCCCTGCTGCATTTCGTCGGCCTCGTGCTGATGTTCATTCCGATCCTGCGAGGCTGGGGCCCGGAGCTTGGCGCCCATTTCGCCTCTGCCCTGCCCTACTGGCTGGCTGGCGCAGCCCTGGCCATGGTCGGCGGCCTCGCCTGGGTGGCCCCTGGCTCTGCCTGGCACCACCTGATCGCCCACAACCGCTATTCCGTCGCCCTCGTCCTTGTGCTCGCCGCCATCCTGCCAGACCTGGCCGAGACGGTTCGGCCGCTGTGGGACTGGACGGCGCTCTCCAGCATCACCTTCGCCGCCGTCGAACACCTGTTGAACCTCATCAGCGACGAGGTCTATTCCGATCCCGCGCTCTACCAGATCGGCATCAACAGCGCGCTTGGCGGCATTGTCGTGCGCATCGGCCAGCCCTGTTCCGGCGTCGAGGGCTTTGCCCTCATCACCGCCTTCGTCGCGCTCTACGGCTACCTCTTCCGCGCCGACCTGCGCTTCCCGCGCTACTGGCTCGTCGTCCTGCCGCTTGGCCTGCTGGCCAGCTGGATCCTCAACGTCCTGCGCATCACGGCGCTGGTCTGGATCGGGGCACGTGTCTCGCCCGACCTGGCGGTCAACGGCTTCCACTCCTATGCCGGCTGGTTCCTCTTTACGCTCCTGACGCTCGCCGTCATCGCCGTGGTGCAGGCGACCCCCTGGCTGCATCGCACCAACGCCATCGCACGTCCTGGCCTGCCCATGCGCCGCGATCCGGTGGCAGCCCAGATCCTGCCCTTCATCGCCATGATGCTGGCCGGCATCCTGACCTCGACCTTCCTGATCGAGCCGGCGCTCGGCTATCCGCTGGTGGCGTTCGTCCTCATCGCAGCGCTCTGGTTCGTCTGGCCCGCCCTGCGGCAACTGCCTCTGTCGCCCGATCCCCTGTCGCTTGCCCTCGGCGGGGTGGTGGGCGCGGCCTGGGTGATCTTCGCCCCGCCCGCAACCGGCACCCTGAACGACAGCCTCGCCACCCTCGGCAGCCTGGGCTTCGCCCTTTGGGTCGCCTTCCGCCTGCTTGGCACCGCTGTCCTTGTGCCGGTGGTCGAGGAACTCTTCTTCCGCGGCTACCTCCTCTCCCGCCTCGATGGCCCCGCCCCCTGGCGCCGCTGGCTGGCGCTCGGGATCACCAGCGCCACCTTCGCCCTGCTGCACGGCCGCTGGTTTGCCGCCGCCGCCGCCGGCCTGGTGTTTGGCCTCCTGGCGCTGCGGCGCGGGCGGGTGACCGATGCCATCCAGGCCCACATGACAGCCAACGCCCTCATCGCCCTTGTCGCACTCGCCCGGTCGGACTGGACGCTGATCTGA
- a CDS encoding DMT family transporter, with protein MPMSDNTRGAIYMNIAMLAFTLNDTCMKAVSETLPLFQAIALRGAFSTAALATLAVVTGALMLPRGKALASLSLRTLAEIGGTVFFLGALTQMPLANLSAIMQSMPLAVTLAAAVFFRERVSPAQLVAILVGMGGVLLIIRPGTAGFDIWAVMGLASVACVVVRDLSTRAMPASLPSVIVAVFAAAAVALTGLGVTLVRGWQPVNLHEMALVVGAAVFLVIGYLSVVKMMRVGSIAAIAPFRYTALIWALLLGWMLFGTFPDHLTLIGAGIVVATGLFTLYHGGRQGRIAAVPPESRLKGARAGR; from the coding sequence ATGCCGATGTCCGACAACACCCGCGGCGCGATCTACATGAACATCGCGATGCTGGCTTTCACGCTGAACGACACCTGCATGAAGGCGGTGTCCGAGACGCTCCCCCTGTTCCAGGCCATCGCCCTGCGCGGGGCCTTTTCTACCGCTGCGCTCGCAACACTCGCGGTTGTCACCGGGGCGCTGATGCTGCCGAGGGGCAAGGCGCTTGCCTCGCTCTCGCTACGCACTCTGGCCGAGATCGGCGGAACGGTGTTCTTCCTTGGCGCGCTCACCCAGATGCCGCTGGCCAACCTGTCGGCCATCATGCAGTCCATGCCGCTGGCGGTCACGCTGGCCGCGGCGGTGTTCTTCCGCGAACGGGTCAGCCCGGCTCAGTTGGTGGCTATCCTTGTCGGCATGGGCGGGGTGCTCCTCATCATCCGGCCCGGCACGGCGGGGTTCGACATCTGGGCGGTGATGGGTCTGGCCTCCGTGGCCTGCGTCGTGGTGCGCGACCTGTCGACCCGCGCGATGCCCGCATCCCTTCCGTCTGTCATCGTGGCCGTGTTCGCAGCGGCGGCCGTGGCGCTGACCGGCCTTGGCGTGACGCTTGTGCGCGGATGGCAGCCGGTCAATCTGCACGAAATGGCGCTGGTCGTCGGTGCCGCCGTCTTCCTGGTGATCGGGTATCTGTCAGTGGTCAAGATGATGCGCGTCGGCAGCATCGCCGCCATAGCGCCCTTCCGTTATACGGCGCTTATCTGGGCGTTGCTGCTTGGCTGGATGCTGTTTGGCACCTTCCCGGATCACCTCACCCTCATCGGGGCGGGCATCGTCGTGGCGACCGGGCTCTTCACGCTGTATCATGGGGGACGGCAGGGTCGGATTGCCGCGGTTCCGCCCGAATCCCGCCTGAAGGGTGCCCGGGCAGGCCGCTAG